From a region of the Hymenobacter jejuensis genome:
- a CDS encoding RagB/SusD family nutrient uptake outer membrane protein, with the protein MKKIFHSLAVASLLLTVPLASCDKKLDINPKDSIDAANALNTSADVEAALVGAYDGLSDNDLYVGNIPFISELLADNGEIDFVGTYVQPRQFFQKSVLVNNSFVAGVWNNAYNTINIANNVLANLDKVTASRKDRVEGEAKFLRAAMHFELVRLFGKDWNDGSPQSNLGVPLVLTPTKQLDASVQVPRNTVAEVYAQVIKDFQDAEAKIPASNGFFATKASAAGMLARVYLQQSRFADAAAAANRVIASGRYSLVSSYADEFTTTTNTSEDVFAMQVTSQDNTTDNLNSYFSGSQRGDIEVLQPHLDLYGPTDERGEFFDAPYSLKFDQQYGNVKVMRLAEMYLVRAEGNFRAGGTPVGATPLADVNTVRARAGATLLTAVTLPQILLERRRELAFEGFRLHDVKRNKENVGTLPYNSPQLVLPIPQRELDVNPNLKQNPGY; encoded by the coding sequence ATGAAGAAGATATTTCATTCTCTAGCGGTAGCCTCGCTGCTGCTAACGGTACCGCTGGCCAGCTGCGACAAAAAGCTGGACATCAACCCCAAGGACTCCATAGACGCTGCCAATGCCCTCAACACATCCGCCGATGTGGAAGCCGCTTTGGTAGGCGCTTACGACGGCCTCAGCGACAATGATTTGTACGTGGGCAACATCCCCTTCATTTCGGAATTGCTGGCCGATAACGGCGAAATTGACTTTGTGGGCACGTACGTGCAGCCGCGTCAGTTCTTCCAGAAATCGGTATTGGTCAACAATTCGTTTGTGGCCGGCGTTTGGAACAATGCTTACAACACCATCAACATTGCCAACAACGTGTTGGCTAATCTTGACAAGGTTACTGCTTCACGTAAAGACCGCGTAGAAGGCGAAGCCAAGTTCCTGCGCGCAGCCATGCACTTTGAGCTGGTTCGTTTGTTTGGCAAAGACTGGAACGATGGTAGTCCACAGTCTAACCTAGGTGTGCCGTTGGTGCTGACTCCAACCAAGCAGCTTGACGCTTCTGTGCAGGTACCACGCAATACGGTGGCCGAAGTCTATGCTCAGGTAATAAAGGACTTTCAGGATGCCGAAGCTAAAATTCCGGCTTCCAACGGCTTCTTTGCTACCAAAGCTTCCGCCGCTGGTATGCTGGCTCGCGTGTATTTGCAGCAAAGCCGCTTCGCCGATGCTGCCGCTGCTGCTAACCGCGTCATTGCTTCGGGACGTTACTCGCTGGTAAGCTCCTATGCCGATGAGTTTACCACGACGACCAACACCTCGGAAGACGTTTTCGCAATGCAGGTAACCTCGCAGGACAACACCACCGACAACCTGAACTCGTACTTCTCGGGCTCGCAGCGCGGTGATATTGAGGTGCTACAGCCGCACCTCGACCTGTACGGACCAACGGACGAGCGCGGCGAGTTTTTCGACGCGCCTTACTCCCTGAAATTCGATCAGCAATACGGCAACGTTAAAGTGATGCGTTTGGCAGAAATGTACCTCGTGCGCGCCGAAGGCAACTTCCGCGCGGGTGGTACGCCCGTAGGTGCTACGCCGCTGGCCGACGTAAATACGGTTCGCGCCCGCGCCGGCGCTACCCTGCTGACTGCGGTAACGCTCCCGCAAATCCTGCTGGAGCGCCGCAGAGAGCTGGCCTTCGAGGGCTTCCGCCTCCACGACGTAAAGCGCAACAAGGAAAACGTTGGCACGCTTCCCTATAACTCGCCACAATTGGTGCTGCCGATTCCGCAGCGCGAATTGGACGTAAACCCCAATCTGAAGCAAAACCCAGGCTACTAA
- a CDS encoding prohibitin family protein, with amino-acid sequence MTLLFFGFVLLILGFNAGKISYNFDRFRGTLLFAGLTLIVLGLALSTVVQIDAGQVGVQTLFGKVQPQVLPSGLNLINPLTEVTRFDTRTQNYTMSAQHGEGQQSGDDAIRVLSADGLEVVIDLTVLYHAVPDRTPQILATIGEDYQDKIVRPITRTRIRDNAVYYDAVALYSTRRDEFQTRIYNTIEKDFRKNGLQLNQLLIRNIQLPASVKRSIESKISAEQDAQKMQFVLQKERQEADRKRIEAQGIADYQKILNAELSDKLLQYEMIKANKEIATSPNSKVIIMGGGRSTPQVLLSDK; translated from the coding sequence ATGACCCTCTTGTTTTTTGGCTTTGTGTTGCTCATTCTGGGCTTCAACGCCGGCAAAATCTCTTACAACTTCGATCGGTTTCGGGGTACGCTTCTGTTTGCCGGGCTTACCTTAATTGTATTAGGACTGGCCTTGAGCACTGTCGTACAGATAGATGCGGGCCAAGTGGGCGTCCAGACGCTCTTTGGAAAAGTACAGCCGCAGGTGTTGCCCAGCGGCCTTAACCTGATCAACCCGCTGACGGAAGTCACGCGTTTCGACACCCGCACCCAGAACTACACCATGTCGGCGCAACACGGCGAGGGCCAGCAGTCCGGCGACGATGCCATTCGGGTGCTCTCGGCCGATGGACTGGAGGTGGTCATCGACCTCACGGTGCTCTACCACGCTGTGCCCGACCGGACGCCGCAGATTCTGGCTACCATCGGCGAAGATTATCAGGATAAAATCGTGCGGCCGATCACGCGCACCCGCATCCGCGACAACGCAGTATACTACGATGCAGTAGCCCTGTACTCGACCCGCCGCGATGAATTTCAGACGCGCATTTACAATACCATCGAGAAGGATTTTCGCAAGAACGGGCTACAGCTCAACCAGTTGCTTATTCGTAACATTCAGCTGCCGGCATCGGTGAAGCGCAGCATCGAAAGCAAGATCTCCGCCGAACAGGACGCGCAGAAAATGCAGTTTGTGTTGCAGAAAGAGCGTCAGGAAGCCGACCGCAAGCGCATCGAGGCCCAAGGCATCGCCGATTACCAGAAGATCCTCAATGCGGAACTCAGCGACAAACTGCTGCAATACGAAATGATCAAAGCCAACAAAGAAATCGCCACCTCCCCCAACAGCAAAGTCATCATCATGGGAGGCGGACGTTCCACTCCGCAAGTGCTGCTCTCGGATAAATAA
- a CDS encoding M14 family metallopeptidase, with product MTKPFPFWQASRRVLTSGGFWLAGLLMLCWASTSYGQNTAASDAGALQTPDQFLGYKLGSRFTTHADLLRYVDHVVQHSPGRMKLQRYGQTYENRPLEIVQVATPDNMTHLEDIRRNNLRLAGLEGGSPLRQQPPVVWLSYNVHGNESVSSEAVMQVLYDLANPQDQQMQQWLQNAIVIIDPCVNPDGRDRYAMWYNRVHNQMPNASPYSWEHHEPWPGGRYNHYYFDLNRDWAWQTQQETQQRIVLYNQWLPQVHADFHEMGPNNSYYFSPAAKPFHADLTAFQRKFQNVIGDYNRQAFDKNNWLYFTRETYDLFAPTYGDTWPSFNGAIGMTYEQGGGGPAGIAYARNDGDTLTLAQRIAHHHAASRATIQATVEHRDEIIREFQKYYEQARTKPQGEYKSFVLSGASDPGQVKALTQYLDRQQIKYGYAPKRVKTRGFNYTSGKTESVQIEPRDVVVSMYQPKSTLVKVLFEPRAALEDSLTYDITAWSLPYAFGLKAYALRDKLDASGKAPSAATVKGSGASSDKPYAYLARWNGLQDVRFLGHLLSQKVKVRVAEEAFESEGQKYMPGTLIITRTGNESLGARFDQLVRAQADSAGVVVQAIKSGFSTTGGDLGSGSVHFVKQPNVAVVSGQGVDPTAFGEVWHFFEQQIGYPITVLGSDYLSTVPLQKFDVLILPDGDYSDIYPERNLETLKAWVRGGGKLIALEGASRFLANKKDFLLKTKPADSAATKKADPYKLLRRYGDADRSRAEDRVQGSVYRLQLDNTHPLAFGYGDTYFALLREPLNYRFLGEGGWNVGVLKKNSYAAGFTGVLARKQLTDTFVLGSQSLGRGQVVYMGDNPLFRAFWQGGKLLFGNAVFLVGQ from the coding sequence ATGACGAAACCATTTCCTTTCTGGCAGGCTTCTCGTCGCGTTCTGACATCCGGTGGCTTTTGGCTCGCCGGGTTGCTGATGCTGTGTTGGGCCTCCACTTCTTACGGTCAGAATACGGCGGCCAGCGACGCGGGAGCGCTGCAAACGCCCGATCAGTTTTTGGGCTATAAACTAGGTAGCCGCTTCACCACGCATGCCGATTTGCTGCGCTACGTAGACCACGTAGTCCAGCATTCGCCCGGCCGCATGAAATTGCAGCGTTACGGACAGACCTACGAAAACCGTCCGTTGGAGATTGTGCAGGTTGCCACTCCCGACAACATGACGCACCTGGAGGACATTCGGCGCAACAACCTGCGCCTAGCCGGCCTGGAAGGTGGCTCGCCGCTGCGCCAACAGCCGCCGGTGGTATGGCTGAGCTACAATGTGCACGGCAACGAGTCGGTTTCATCCGAGGCCGTGATGCAGGTGCTCTACGACCTGGCCAACCCGCAAGACCAGCAGATGCAGCAGTGGCTGCAAAATGCCATCGTTATTATCGATCCGTGCGTCAATCCCGACGGCCGCGATCGGTATGCGATGTGGTACAACCGGGTACACAACCAGATGCCGAATGCCTCGCCGTATTCTTGGGAGCACCACGAGCCGTGGCCCGGCGGGCGCTACAACCACTACTACTTCGACCTAAACCGTGATTGGGCCTGGCAAACGCAGCAAGAAACCCAACAGCGCATTGTGCTCTACAACCAGTGGCTGCCGCAGGTGCACGCGGATTTTCACGAGATGGGACCCAACAACTCCTACTACTTTTCACCCGCGGCCAAACCGTTTCACGCCGACCTGACGGCTTTTCAGCGCAAGTTTCAGAACGTAATCGGCGACTACAACCGCCAGGCTTTCGATAAGAACAACTGGCTCTATTTCACGCGCGAAACCTACGATTTGTTTGCTCCGACTTACGGCGACACTTGGCCTTCGTTCAACGGAGCCATCGGTATGACCTATGAGCAGGGTGGCGGCGGCCCGGCCGGCATCGCGTACGCCCGCAACGACGGCGATACGCTCACGCTCGCCCAGCGCATTGCGCACCACCACGCTGCCAGCCGCGCCACCATTCAGGCTACGGTCGAGCACCGCGACGAGATTATCCGGGAGTTCCAGAAGTACTACGAGCAGGCGCGCACCAAGCCCCAGGGCGAATACAAATCATTTGTGCTGTCGGGCGCCAGCGATCCAGGGCAAGTTAAGGCCTTGACGCAATACCTTGACAGACAGCAAATTAAATATGGGTATGCGCCAAAACGCGTGAAAACGCGTGGTTTCAACTACACATCGGGCAAAACCGAAAGCGTGCAGATCGAGCCGCGCGACGTGGTAGTGAGCATGTACCAACCCAAATCGACGCTGGTGAAGGTGCTGTTTGAGCCTCGGGCGGCCCTTGAAGACTCGCTTACTTACGACATCACGGCGTGGTCGCTGCCCTATGCCTTTGGCCTGAAGGCCTATGCGTTACGCGATAAGCTGGACGCTTCGGGCAAAGCGCCTTCCGCTGCTACGGTGAAAGGCAGTGGCGCTAGCAGCGACAAGCCGTATGCTTACCTGGCCCGCTGGAATGGCTTGCAGGACGTGCGCTTCCTGGGGCATCTGCTGTCGCAGAAGGTAAAAGTCCGGGTGGCGGAAGAAGCATTTGAGTCGGAAGGGCAAAAGTATATGCCTGGTACCCTGATTATTACGCGTACCGGCAACGAAAGCCTGGGCGCTCGTTTCGATCAGTTGGTTCGTGCCCAGGCTGATTCGGCGGGCGTGGTGGTACAGGCCATAAAATCGGGCTTTTCTACCACGGGCGGCGATTTGGGCTCGGGCTCGGTACACTTTGTCAAGCAGCCCAACGTAGCCGTGGTGAGCGGGCAAGGCGTCGATCCGACGGCATTTGGCGAAGTATGGCACTTTTTCGAGCAGCAGATTGGCTACCCGATCACGGTGCTGGGCTCCGATTATCTGAGCACGGTGCCGCTGCAAAAATTCGACGTGCTGATTCTGCCCGATGGCGACTACTCCGACATTTATCCCGAACGCAATCTTGAAACCCTGAAGGCGTGGGTGCGCGGCGGCGGCAAGCTAATCGCACTGGAAGGCGCTTCACGCTTTCTGGCCAACAAAAAGGACTTCCTACTCAAAACAAAGCCCGCGGACTCGGCCGCAACCAAAAAAGCCGATCCGTATAAGCTGCTCCGTCGCTACGGCGACGCCGACCGCAGCCGGGCCGAGGATCGGGTACAGGGCAGCGTATACCGCTTACAGCTCGACAATACGCATCCGTTGGCCTTTGGCTACGGCGATACGTATTTTGCGCTGCTGCGCGAGCCGCTCAACTATCGCTTTTTGGGCGAAGGCGGCTGGAACGTAGGCGTTCTGAAAAAGAACAGCTACGCAGCTGGTTTTACGGGCGTGCTAGCCCGCAAGCAACTCACCGACACCTTTGTGCTGGGCTCGCAAAGCCTTGGGCGTGGGCAAGTTGTGTACATGGGCGACAACCCCCTGTTCCGGGCTTTCTGGCAGGGCGGCAAGCTGCTGTTTGGCAACGCCGTGTTCTTGGTTGGCCAGTAA
- a CDS encoding S-adenosylmethionine:tRNA ribosyltransferase-isomerase — translation MSVFPDPRQLSIHDYTYQLPAERIAPEPLPDRDQSKLLVYRTGQITDRIFQNLPSELPPDALLVFNDTKVVRARLFAHKPTGGVVELFCLEPVAPHRAIEPAMQQTGSCVWKCFVGNGKRWKTGPVLLEFEANGQPATLTAERQAAVEGYSLIRFSWTPAELPFAEVLRQAGHLPLPPYLNRTDTDADAIRYQTVYAAHEGAVAAPTAGLHFSDKVFADLAQRGIDTARLTLHVGAGTFQPVKADRMAEHPMHAEPITVERQVLLHLLAHAPKPIIAVGTTSLRSLESLYWLGSQLFYNQVITNKALQVHQWQPYESGPQPSVQEALQALLAYLDRVGTDVLQASTQLLIAPGYRFRVVQGLITNFHQPESTLLLLVAALVGPNWRQLYDHALAHDYRFLSYGDSSLLLP, via the coding sequence ATGTCTGTTTTCCCCGATCCGCGTCAGCTTTCCATCCACGATTACACGTATCAGCTCCCCGCTGAGCGCATCGCTCCAGAGCCCCTCCCCGACCGCGACCAATCGAAGTTGTTGGTGTACCGCACAGGCCAAATTACCGATCGTATTTTCCAAAACTTGCCCAGCGAACTACCTCCCGATGCGCTGCTTGTGTTCAACGATACCAAAGTCGTTCGGGCGCGGCTTTTTGCGCATAAGCCTACTGGCGGCGTGGTGGAGCTGTTTTGCTTAGAGCCCGTTGCGCCGCACCGGGCCATTGAGCCAGCCATGCAACAGACGGGTAGCTGCGTCTGGAAGTGCTTCGTGGGCAACGGCAAACGCTGGAAAACCGGGCCGGTCTTGCTGGAGTTTGAAGCCAATGGTCAGCCCGCCACGCTTACTGCCGAGCGCCAAGCGGCAGTAGAAGGCTACTCCCTCATTCGCTTTAGCTGGACGCCCGCCGAACTTCCGTTTGCCGAAGTGTTGCGCCAAGCCGGTCATTTGCCGTTGCCGCCCTACCTCAACCGCACCGATACGGACGCCGATGCGATACGCTACCAGACCGTGTATGCAGCCCACGAAGGCGCCGTAGCTGCCCCCACGGCCGGCCTGCACTTTTCCGACAAGGTATTTGCCGATCTGGCGCAACGTGGCATCGACACGGCCCGCCTGACACTGCACGTCGGAGCCGGCACGTTTCAACCTGTGAAAGCGGATCGGATGGCCGAGCACCCCATGCACGCCGAGCCCATTACGGTCGAACGGCAAGTGTTGCTGCATTTGCTGGCACACGCACCCAAGCCAATTATTGCGGTAGGCACTACCAGCTTGCGTTCGCTGGAAAGCTTATATTGGCTTGGATCACAACTATTTTATAATCAAGTCATTACAAATAAAGCGCTACAAGTACACCAATGGCAGCCTTACGAAAGCGGCCCGCAGCCCTCCGTCCAAGAAGCGCTCCAAGCCCTTTTGGCGTACCTCGACCGGGTGGGCACTGATGTGTTGCAGGCCTCTACCCAGCTGCTGATTGCGCCGGGATACCGCTTTCGGGTAGTGCAGGGCCTGATTACGAACTTTCACCAGCCTGAAAGCACGCTGCTGCTGTTGGTAGCGGCCTTGGTGGGCCCCAACTGGCGCCAGCTCTACGACCACGCACTGGCCCACGATTATCGTTTTCTGAGCTACGGAGACAGTTCTTTGCTGTTGCCTTAA
- a CDS encoding class I SAM-dependent methyltransferase, which produces MAFLPVFLLRAFLPGVLLFSACTQPPSESSSVSFADQRVRVAADSVGYSYHTATDPNGIGKYYYGRQIAHVMGHEGADWLERADRQQEEGTDLLLHELHLKPTDVVADIGAGTGYFSFRISQLVPQGKVLAVDIQPEMITALQQTAARTKVSNVQPVLSTVQNPNLPDNGVDLVLIVDAYHEFDHPREMMQAIRKSLTPTGRVALVEYRAEDSEVPIKRVHKMSVAQARKELEAVGLKFEQSVETLPQQHLMFFGKGR; this is translated from the coding sequence ATGGCTTTTTTACCAGTGTTTTTGCTACGCGCCTTTCTGCCCGGCGTGCTGTTGTTTTCGGCTTGCACCCAGCCGCCCTCCGAGAGTTCCTCAGTATCTTTTGCCGACCAGCGGGTGCGTGTGGCCGCCGATTCTGTGGGTTACTCATACCACACAGCTACCGACCCCAACGGCATCGGCAAGTATTATTACGGCCGCCAGATTGCGCACGTCATGGGCCACGAAGGTGCCGATTGGCTGGAGCGGGCCGACCGCCAGCAGGAAGAAGGCACTGACCTTTTGTTGCACGAACTGCACCTAAAACCCACCGACGTAGTCGCTGACATCGGGGCGGGCACGGGCTACTTCTCTTTCAGAATCAGCCAGTTAGTACCCCAAGGCAAAGTGCTAGCCGTGGACATTCAGCCCGAGATGATCACGGCCCTGCAACAGACTGCCGCTCGTACCAAAGTCAGCAACGTGCAGCCGGTACTGAGCACCGTGCAAAACCCCAATTTGCCCGATAACGGCGTCGATCTGGTGCTCATCGTGGATGCTTACCACGAGTTTGATCACCCGCGGGAGATGATGCAGGCCATTCGCAAATCGCTCACCCCAACGGGGCGCGTAGCGTTGGTGGAGTACCGTGCTGAGGACTCGGAAGTGCCCATCAAGCGCGTACACAAAATGAGCGTGGCCCAGGCACGGAAAGAGTTGGAAGCTGTTGGGTTAAAGTTCGAACAGAGCGTGGAAACGCTGCCCCAGCAACACCTGATGTTTTTTGGCAAAGGCCGCTAA
- the priA gene encoding replication restart helicase PriA, whose product MSLTFDFALPEPTAADRVTLFADVILPLPLPKLYTYRVPFELNDQVVIGGRVIVQFGAKKTLSCIVAAVHETPPKLYQAKYILEFIDDAPVVTQPQLKLFRWMADYYMCTLGEVINAALPAALKLSSESRIQLHPAFSAEENPYPLSEQEQKLVEVLSLEEGKSLTFTDVGEILAINSFHKVIKSLMQKDVIFLFEHLSDKYSPKVVKKVRLAHHFVEEAALEELFARLATKPKQLDVLMRYLQRVPVYQDVHANHRGLEKASLTSSPHLSPSAVNTLIKNGVLEQFDVIVSRFPLDDEPEAKINFTLSEAQTAARDSVLNLFGEKDIVLLHGVTGAGKTEIYIDLIRKALDGGGQVLYLLPEIALTAQIVTRLMRVFGTRLGVYHSKFSDNERVEVWNGVLSGRFQVVVGVRSAVFLPFDNLSLIIVDEEHESSYKQYEPAPRYNAREVALMMANFQGAKTLLGSATPSVETYYQTRAGRWGLVTLTKRFGEAGLPEIELVDTRKQREAKKMHNHFTPELLSEIERKLALKEQVILFQNRRGYSPFISCLDCGWIPKCKNCAVSLSYHKHAHELRCHYCGYHDRMPVECPACGSRNLKTVGFGTEKIEDDLKVMLPAANVQRMDLDTTRAKNSYQQIIADFENQATNVLVGTQMVTKGLDFANVSLVGIINADSIIHYPDFRAHERAFQMFVQVSGRAGRKGKKGKVIIQTADPQQVIFDKVIRNDYLEFYEYEITQRREYGFPPFMRVIRLTVKHVDQPVAEQAAILLTQELVARLRREAVLGPEAPYIFRIRNFYLQEITVKLDREHTVLKHAKSQIQEAINVVKDQKDFKQARIVADVDPM is encoded by the coding sequence TTGAGCCTCACCTTCGATTTTGCTTTGCCGGAGCCGACTGCGGCCGATCGCGTTACGCTGTTTGCGGACGTGATTCTGCCTTTGCCGCTGCCCAAGCTTTACACCTACCGCGTGCCTTTTGAGCTGAACGATCAGGTCGTCATTGGTGGGCGGGTTATTGTGCAGTTCGGGGCCAAGAAGACGCTTAGCTGCATCGTGGCGGCCGTGCACGAAACGCCGCCCAAGCTCTATCAAGCCAAATACATTCTGGAGTTCATTGACGACGCCCCCGTCGTGACGCAGCCTCAGCTGAAGCTATTTCGCTGGATGGCAGACTATTATATGTGCACGCTGGGCGAGGTGATCAACGCGGCGCTGCCAGCGGCTTTGAAGCTTAGCTCGGAGTCTCGCATTCAGCTGCACCCTGCATTTTCAGCGGAAGAAAATCCTTATCCGCTTTCCGAGCAGGAGCAGAAGTTGGTAGAAGTGCTGAGTTTGGAAGAAGGCAAATCCCTGACTTTCACCGATGTAGGTGAAATACTGGCGATCAACAGCTTTCACAAGGTCATTAAGTCGCTGATGCAGAAAGATGTGATCTTTCTGTTTGAGCACTTATCCGACAAGTATTCGCCAAAAGTGGTGAAGAAGGTCCGGCTGGCACATCATTTTGTGGAAGAAGCCGCCTTGGAGGAGCTTTTCGCTAGGCTGGCCACCAAACCCAAGCAACTCGACGTGCTGATGCGCTACTTGCAGCGCGTGCCAGTGTACCAGGATGTGCATGCCAACCACCGTGGTCTGGAAAAAGCCTCGCTTACCAGCAGCCCGCACCTCTCTCCTTCTGCGGTTAATACGCTGATCAAAAACGGCGTTTTGGAGCAGTTTGATGTGATTGTATCCCGCTTCCCGCTCGACGATGAGCCCGAAGCGAAGATTAATTTCACGCTGAGCGAAGCCCAAACTGCGGCTCGCGACTCTGTGTTAAACCTGTTTGGGGAAAAGGATATTGTGCTGCTGCACGGCGTTACAGGCGCGGGCAAAACCGAAATCTATATCGACCTGATTCGCAAGGCTTTAGATGGCGGCGGACAAGTACTGTATCTTCTGCCCGAAATTGCACTGACGGCCCAGATCGTAACGCGTTTGATGCGCGTATTCGGGACGCGCTTAGGTGTGTATCACTCCAAATTCTCGGACAACGAGCGGGTTGAGGTCTGGAACGGCGTGCTTTCCGGGCGCTTTCAGGTAGTAGTGGGCGTGCGTTCAGCGGTATTTTTGCCTTTCGATAACCTGTCGCTCATCATTGTGGATGAGGAGCACGAGAGCAGCTACAAGCAATACGAGCCGGCCCCACGCTACAACGCTCGCGAAGTAGCCCTCATGATGGCTAACTTTCAAGGTGCCAAAACGTTACTGGGCTCTGCTACGCCTTCGGTTGAAACCTACTACCAGACGCGCGCGGGCCGGTGGGGGTTGGTAACGCTCACCAAGCGCTTTGGCGAAGCCGGCTTGCCCGAGATTGAGTTGGTGGATACGCGCAAGCAGCGCGAAGCCAAGAAGATGCACAATCACTTCACGCCGGAGTTGCTGAGCGAGATTGAGCGGAAGCTGGCTTTAAAGGAGCAAGTTATTCTGTTTCAGAACCGTAGGGGTTACTCGCCTTTTATTTCGTGCCTCGATTGCGGCTGGATTCCGAAGTGTAAGAACTGCGCTGTTTCGCTAAGCTACCACAAGCACGCCCACGAGCTGCGGTGCCACTACTGTGGCTACCACGACCGCATGCCCGTCGAGTGCCCGGCTTGTGGCTCGCGCAACCTGAAAACAGTGGGCTTCGGCACGGAAAAGATTGAAGATGACCTGAAAGTAATGCTGCCCGCAGCCAACGTGCAGCGCATGGACCTAGACACGACGCGCGCTAAAAACTCCTATCAGCAGATTATTGCGGACTTTGAGAATCAAGCGACAAATGTGTTGGTCGGAACGCAGATGGTGACCAAAGGCCTCGACTTTGCCAACGTGAGTTTGGTGGGCATCATCAACGCCGATAGCATCATTCATTACCCCGATTTCCGGGCGCACGAGCGGGCGTTCCAGATGTTTGTGCAGGTGAGCGGGCGGGCGGGCCGTAAGGGCAAAAAGGGCAAAGTGATCATCCAGACGGCCGATCCGCAGCAGGTAATTTTCGATAAGGTGATCCGCAACGACTACCTCGAATTCTACGAGTACGAAATCACGCAGCGCCGCGAATACGGCTTTCCGCCGTTTATGCGCGTGATTCGTCTCACGGTGAAGCACGTAGATCAGCCGGTGGCCGAACAAGCCGCGATTTTGCTTACCCAGGAGCTAGTGGCTCGACTACGTCGCGAGGCCGTGCTGGGCCCGGAGGCGCCTTACATCTTCCGAATCCGGAATTTCTATTTGCAGGAAATCACCGTTAAGCTCGATCGGGAGCACACGGTGCTGAAGCACGCCAAAAGCCAGATTCAGGAAGCTATCAATGTGGTGAAAGACCAGAAAGACTTTAAGCAAGCCCGTATCGTAGCCGACGTTGACCCTATGTAA